One stretch of Vulpes lagopus strain Blue_001 chromosome X, ASM1834538v1, whole genome shotgun sequence DNA includes these proteins:
- the CNGA2 gene encoding cyclic nucleotide-gated olfactory channel, giving the protein MTEKSNGVKSSPANNHNHHAPPAIKANGKDDPRTSSRPQSAADDDTSSELQRLAEMDAPQRGRGGFHRIVRLVAVIREWANKNFREEEARPDSFLERFRGPELQTVTTQQGDGKGDKDGEGKGTKKKFELFVLDPAGDWYYRWLFVIAMLVLYNWCLLVARACFSDLQKGYYLVWLVLDYFSDVVYIMDLFIRLRTGFLEQGLLVKDSKKLRDNYIHTLQFKLDVASIIPTDLIYFAVGIHRPELRFNRLLHFARMFEFFDRTETRTSYPNIFRISNLVLYILVIIHWNACIYYAISKSIGFGVDTWVYPNITDPEYGYLAREYIYCLYWSTLTLTTIGETPPPVKDEEYLFVIFDFLIGVLIFATIVGNVGSMISNMNATRAEFQAKIDAVKHYMQFRKVSKEMEAKVIKWFDYLWTNKKSVDEREVLKNLPAKLRAEIAINVHLSTLKKVRIFQDCEAGLLVELVLKLRPQVFSPGDYICRKGDIGKEMYIIKEGKLAVVADDGVTQYALLSAGSCFGEISILNIKGSKMGNRRTANIRSLGYSDLFCLSKDDLMEAVTEYPDAKKVLEERGREILMKEGLLDETEVAASMDIDVQEKLEQLETNMETLYTRFGRLLAEYTGAQQKLKQRITVLETKMKQNNEDDYLSDGITSPEPAVADKP; this is encoded by the exons ATGACAGAAAAATCCAATGGTGTGAAGAGTTCCCCAGCCAATAACCACAACCACCATGCACCTCCTGCCATCAAGGCCAATGGCAAAGATGACCCCAGGACCAGCAGCAG GCCACAGTCTGCCGCTGATGATGACACCTCCTCAGAACTTCAGAGGCTGGCGGAGATGGATGCCCCCCAGCGGGGAAGGGGTGGCTTCCACAG GATTGTCCGCCTGGTGGCGGTCATCAGGGAGTGGGCCAACAAGAATTTCCGTGAGGAGGAAGCTCGACCTGACTCGTTCCTGGAGCGTTTCCGTGGGCCCGAGCTCCAGACTGTGACAACGCAGCAAGGGGATGGCAAAGGCGACAAGGACGGCGAGGGCAAGGGCACCAA AAAGAAATTTGAACTATTTGTCTTGGATCCAGCTGGGGACTGGTACTACCGCTGGCTATTTGTCATTGCCATGCTTGTTCTCTACAACTGGTGCCTGCTGGTGGCCAG agcctgcttcagTGACCTACAGAAAGGCTACTACCTAGTGTGGCTGGTGCTGGACTACTTCTCAGATGTGGTGTATATCATGGACCTCTTCATTCGATTGCGCACAG GTTTTCTGGAGCAGGGGCTGCTGGTCAAAGATTCTAAGAAGTTGCGGGACAACTATATCCACACACTGCAGTTCAAGCTGGACGTGGCTTCTATCATTCCCACAGACTTGATCTATTTTGCTGTGGGCATCCACAGACCTGAGCTGCGCTTCAACCGCCTGCTACACTTTGCCCGCATGTTTGAATTCTTTGATCGCACTGAGACACGCACCAGCTACCCTAACATATTCCGAATCAGCAACCTGGTCCTCTACATCTTGGTCATCATCCACTGGAATGCCTGCATCTACTATGCCATCTCCAAGTCCATTGGCTTTGGCGTTGACACCTGGGTTTATCCCAACATCACTGACCCTGAGTATGGCTACCTGGCTAGAGAATACATCTACTGCCTTTACTGGTCTACCCTGACACTCACCACCATTGGAGAGACACCACCCCCTGTAAAGGATGAGGAGTACTTATTTGTCATCTTTGACTTCCTGATTGGTGTCCTCATCTTTGCCACCATTGTGGGAAACGTGGGCTCCATGATCTCCAACATGAATGCCACTCGGGCTGAATTCCAGGCCAAGATTGATGCTGTCAAACATTACATGCAGTTCCGAAAGGTCAGTAAAGAGATGGAAGCCAAGGTAATTAAGTGGTTTGACTACTTGTGGACCAATAAGAAGAGTGTGGATGAGCGGGAAGTTCTCAAGAACTTGCCAGCCAAGCTGAGGGCTGAGATAGCCATCAATGTCCATCTGTCCACACTCAAAAAAGTGCGCATCTTCCAGGATTGTGAGGCTGGCCTGCTGGTGGAGCTGGTATTGAAGCTTCGTCCTCAGGTCTTCAGTCCTGGTGATTACATTTGCCGCAAGGGGGATATTGGCAAGGAGATGTACATAATCAAGGAGGGCAAATTGGCAGTGGTGGCTGATGATGGTGTTACTCAATATGCCCTGCTTTCGGCTGGGAGTTGCTTTGGAGAGATCAGTATCCTTAACATTAAGGGCAGCAAAATGGGCAATCGACGCACAGCCAACATCCGTAGCCTTGGTTACTCAGATCTCTTTTGCTTGTCCAAGGATGATCTTATGGAAGCCGTGACTGAGTACCCTGATGCCAAGAAGGTCTTGGAGGAGAGGGGCCGGGAGATCCTGATGAAGGAGGGGTTGCTGGATGAGACTGAGGTGGCAGCCAGCATGGACATAGATGTGCAAGAGAAGCTAGAGCAGCTGGAGACCAACATGGAGACCTTGTACACTCGCTTTGGCCGCCTGCTGGCTGAATACACGGGAGCCCAGCAAAAGCTCAAGCAGCGCATTACGGTTCTGGAAACCAAGATGAAGCAGAACAATGAGGATGATTACCTGTCAGATGGGATTACCAGCCCCGAGCCAGCTGTTGCTGATAAGCCATGA